In Salinibaculum sp. SYNS191, the genomic window CTGTCGGCGCTGCTCGGCCGACCGCGCCAGGTCGCGCCGGTCCTGGTCGCTCTCGCCCTCTGACTCCTCGTCCTCGCGGACTGGCGTGTAGCCCGCCGCCTCGATTGCGTCGTAGAGGTCCTCCAGTGAGGCGTCGGCGGGATTGTACCGGACCTGCGCCTCGTCGGTGGCGTAGTTGACCTCGGCCTCGATGACGCCCGGCGTGTCCAGCAGGCGCGTCTCGTTGGCGTCCGCGCAGTTGGCACACGACATGTCGGTGATACCGATGCTCACCGTCTCCGCGACGGCCGTGTAGCCGGAGTCGCCGATGGCGTCGTAGATGTCGGCGAGCGATACCACGTCCGGGTCGTACTCGACGGAGCCCTCGTCGGTGGCGTAGTTGGCGTCCACCGACGCGACGCCGTCGAGTTCGCCGACCCGCTCCTCGATGGTCCCTGCGCAGTTCGCGCAGCTCATCCCCTGGAGGTCGAGTCGCGCAGTGCGTGTCGTCATTGGGTGTACTTATGCACCCCTACTTGATTGCAGTTACCACTTCGAATCGAAAGCAAATGCCAGCGGAAACCTTCGGTCCGAAAGTTCCCTGGCCGGTCAGGCACCCTCACTGAGCTGTTCGTACGCGTCGACGAACTGCTCGCGGCAGTTCTCACAGCAGAAGTGATACGTGTCGCCGTCGAGCGTCACGGTCTCGCCCTCGGCCGTGACCGTGTTGCCGCACTCGGCGCAGGCCGGGGCGAGTCGCGCACCGGAGACCTGTGGCGACCAGTCGGCCTCGGTGAGCAGCGACACCTCGTAGTCGCGGACGTCGGTCACGTCGACTGCGTCGGCGACCAGTTCCCCCACCGCACCGTCCGGGGCCGTCGCGGTGACTACCACGCGGTCGTCGACCGTCCGGAAGACGTACTCGACCGACTCGACGTCTGCGAGCCCGTCTCGGACGCGCTTGCCGGCCCCCGGAACCGTTTCCAGCGTTACCAGCACGGGGACGCCCTCGTCGAGCAGCGACCGGTCGATGTCCAGTGTGAACCGACGGATGAGCCCGATGTCGCGGAGACGGTCCACGCGGTCGGAGACGGCCGGCGCGGACAGGCCCACGCTGTCGGCTATCTCGCTGTAGGGCCGGCGGGCGTCTTCGAGGAGTAACTGGAGAATCTCGCGGTCGGTGTCGTCGAGCCCGCGCATGTCGGGGATAGAGAGGGGACAGCCTCAAACCGTTTTCGGGCCGGCTCAGACCGCGCTGCTCGCGTCCTCGGTTGCGGTGGCGTCGCTGACGCGGATGGCCGACGCGACGTGGGCCGGCAGCGAGACGGTCTCGCCGTCCTCCAGGGCGACGGTGACCATCTCGATGGGTGCCACCTCCTCGACGGTGAGGGTCGTCCCGGGCGTGATGCCGGCCTCCTCCAGGTAGGCGAGTTCCTCGGGGTCCCGGTCGCGGACCCGCTGGACGACGACGCGGTCCCCTTCGGCCTGTTCCGACAGCCTCGCCCCCGCGAGTTCCGCGACGGGGTCCAGCGCCTCCGTCGGAATCGGGTCGCCGTGGGGGTCGACCTCTGGGTCACCCAGCACCTCGGCGACGCGGCGCTCGAACTCCTCGCTGATGTGGTGCTCCAGACAGTCCGCCTCGTCGTGGACCTCCGTCCAGTCGTAGCCCAGTTGCTCGGCGAGGTAGGTCTCCAGCAGGCGATGATGGCGGACGACCTCCAGGGCGACAGTCTCGCCCTCCCGCGTCAGCGTGACGCCCTTGTACTTCTCGCGCTCGACCAGTCCGCGCTCCTCCAGCGTCTCCATCATGCTCGTCGCCGTCGGTGCCGTCACGTCCAGCGTCTCCGCGATGCTGGAGGTGGACACCGGGGCCTCCCCCTGGCGCTGGAGTTCGTAGACCGCCTTGAGGTAGTCCTCCATCTTCGCGCTCAGCATACTCCTCTTTAGATACGTCTAAATCAAAAGTGTGTCGTCACCCGGACGCCCGCCGACGCGGCACCGGTCGGGTTGTGACGGGCGGCAATCACGAAGCCCACCCTCTTTTCAGGGATGGGCATGACGTACCGCCATGGCAGTGAGAGACAGCCAGGTTCCGATGATTGACACCCGACTGCTGATTACAGTCTCCGGACCGCCGGGATGCGGGGCGACGTCGCTTTGCACCCGGCTTTCGGAAGCTATCAACTGTCCGTACGTCGCCGGCGGGGACATCTTCCGGGACCTCGCCGAGGAGCGGGACATGAGCCTCACGCAACTCGGCGCGGCCGCCCAGGAGTCCGACGAGATAGACCGGGCCCTGGACCAACGCCTGCGCCAGATTGCCGAGAAGTGGGGGGCCGT contains:
- a CDS encoding AsnC family transcriptional regulator codes for the protein MRGLDDTDREILQLLLEDARRPYSEIADSVGLSAPAVSDRVDRLRDIGLIRRFTLDIDRSLLDEGVPVLVTLETVPGAGKRVRDGLADVESVEYVFRTVDDRVVVTATAPDGAVGELVADAVDVTDVRDYEVSLLTEADWSPQVSGARLAPACAECGNTVTAEGETVTLDGDTYHFCCENCREQFVDAYEQLSEGA
- a CDS encoding metal-dependent transcriptional regulator; the protein is MLSAKMEDYLKAVYELQRQGEAPVSTSSIAETLDVTAPTATSMMETLEERGLVEREKYKGVTLTREGETVALEVVRHHRLLETYLAEQLGYDWTEVHDEADCLEHHISEEFERRVAEVLGDPEVDPHGDPIPTEALDPVAELAGARLSEQAEGDRVVVQRVRDRDPEELAYLEEAGITPGTTLTVEEVAPIEMVTVALEDGETVSLPAHVASAIRVSDATATEDASSAV